Genomic DNA from Calditrichota bacterium:
CGGCTCGCGACTCGATAGATACCGGACGCCTCTTGTTTGCAGCGGATCGCAAGAGCGTGGAGTTAGCTCAGAGCGCGGACAGTGCCTGTCTGACTTTCACTGCGCAGCTCGAGGGGGGACAGAGGATCACCAAGCGTTACACCTTCCGCGGCAATAGCTACTATTTCGCCCTGGATGTACGGCTGGAGAACTTTCAGGACGTAATCGCCCAAAGGCGCTACACGTTGGGGTGGAACAGCGGCCTGGCGCCCACCGAGTCTCGGCTGATTGACGACTTTCAGGAGGCCAAAGTCTACGCCCTGTTTGCGGCCAACATGGAGAAGTTTGACATCGGCCGCAGAGCCTACAAGGCAGATAGCATGGAAGGCGTGGTGCACTGGGTGGGCGCGCGCACGAAGTATTTTGCCGCCGCGATTATTCCCACGGGACAGCGCGGAACAGGCGTGTGGTACATTGGCAGACGGCAGGCACCGCCTCGCTCATTCGCTGTTTGGGAGAAGCACCGACTGCGAGAGGCGGAGCGCATCTGGAAGTCCTATGCGTTCGGCTTGGATATGGGATTCCGCAACGAGACGGTGCGTGAAGATCGCTTTCTGGTCTTTCTCGGCCCGTTGGACTACAGCACCGTGCGCGGCCCAGGGGTGGGCTTGGAGCGAATGATGAGCCTTGGCTGGAAGGTGATCCAACCGTTCTCCAAGGCTGTCTTGTGGTGCCTGAAGACCCTGCACGCCCTGATTCCGAATTACGGCTGGGTCATTGTCGTCTTTTCTTTGCTTGTGAAGATCGTCCTCTATCCCTTGACGCACAAGTCGTTCAAGTCGATGCACAAGATGCAGGAGCTGCAGCCTCGACTCATCGCGCTGCGGGAGAAGTATGGCAAGGACCCGCAGCGCCTGAACGAGGAAACGATGAAACTGTACAAGGAGGCAGGGGTCAATCCGATGGGTGGGTGCCTCCCCCTTCTCTTGCAAATGCCGTTGCTCTATGCGCTTTTCGTGGTGTTCCGGAACACCATCTCTTTTCGGGGCCAGGGCTTTGTCCTGTGGATCAAGGACTTGGCCAACCCGGACACGGTTGCCGTGCTCCCCTTCAGCATCCCCATGTATGGCAACCTGGTGAACATCCTGCCGCTCCTGATGGGCGCGACGATGCTCATTCAGCAGAAGATGAGTGTCAAGGACCCCAAGCAGAAGATGATGGTGTACTTGATGCCCATCTTCTTCACATTGCTCTTCAACTCCTTTCCTTCCGGCTTGAATCTGTACTACATGCTGTTCAACGTGCTGAGCATCCTGCAGCAGAAGTTCATTACCGATAGGCTGGTGGGAGGCACCCAGGAAAAAGCGGAGAACAGCGACGCGGAGAGGCGCCGAAGGAAGAAGTAGCAACGGCAGTGTTGATTGGTGGAGCACAAGGGAAAGGCCCTACTGGCATTAGGTGGTGGGGCTTTTTCTGTGAGATGGAGTGACTGTGGTGGATCTGCTGGCTGAGGACACAATTGTCGCCCTGGCGACCCCGCCGGGAATGGGGGCCATCGCCATGGTGAGGGTGAGTGGACCCCGGGCGGTAGAGCTGGTGGACAGTGCCTTCGCCGGGAGAAAAACCCTCTGGGCCCTGCCCAGCCACATGATGGCCCATGGTCGACTGCGCGCCTCGGACGGCGCCGGCGCAGAGGTGACCATCGACGAGGTGATGGTGGCGGTGCATCGCGCGCCGCACTCCTATACCGGGGAGGACCTGGTGGAGATCACCTGTCATGGCAGCCCTTTGATTGTGCGGCAGATTCTCCAGCTCTTCTGCGCGCGGGGAGCACGGCTGGCCGAGCCAGGGGAGTTCACCCGGCGTGCCTTCCTGCACGGCCGGCTTGATCTCGCGCAAGCCGAGGCGGTATGTGACCTGATTCAGGCGCGGACTGAGCGGGCGCGGCGGGCATCCATGGCGCAATTAGAGGGACAGCTCTCTCGACGCATTGCCCAGCTGCAAGAGCGGCTGGCGGATGCGCGTGCGCTTTTGGAGCTGGATATCGACTTTTCCGACGAGGACGTGCCGAGCTTGGATCGGCAACGGCTGGCGCAGACGTTAGAAGAGGTGATTGACGAGCTGCGCGCCCTGCTCCAGACATTCCAGCAGGGACGCTTTCTGCGAGAAGGGGCACGGCTGGTGCTCCTTGGCCGCACGAATGTGGGAAAATCCAGTCTCCTCAATGCCCTACTGGAGTGCGATCGGGCAATTGTCAGTGAGTTACCCGGAACGACGCGGGACACATTGGAGGGCCTCGTGGATATTGGGGGCTTTCCGGTGACGGTGGTGGACACTGCCGGTTTCGGCGTCGCCGGGTCGGAGGTCGAAAGAGAGGGCTTGCGGCGCACGGAGCGCGAGGTGGAAAGGGCCGACGTGCTCGTCCTTGTCCTTGACGGCAGCGAGCCGCTGCACGCCGAGGATCGCCGGCTGCTGGAGGCATACCTTCCTGGCCTTGCTGGTGGCCCGAGGGTGATCCCGGCGATCAACAAGATCGACTTGCCGAGGGCATGGTCGCCTGCCGAGCTGGCTGCCGAAAGGGCGGTGGAGCTTTCGGCGAAATGCAGAGTGGGACTGGATCGGCTGCGGGAGGCTGTGGCTGAGGCGCTGATGGGGGACGGTCGTGCGGGGGGAAGCGAGGTGGTGCTGAGCAACGTACGCCATTGGGAGGCGCTGCGGCAGGCGGAGGAGGCAGTTGCCAGGGCACGGGCCTCCCTGGCGCAGGGACTCTCGGCAGAGTTCATTGCTCTTGATCTGCGCGAGGCCGACGATGCTTTAGGCAGAGTGATTGGGAGGGTGACCGACGAGGAGATATTGGCCGCGATCTTCGCGCGCTTCTGTATCGGCAAATAGAGCATAGTGTTTCACGTGGAACATGGGCAGGACGGCACGATGTGCGGCGGGGATGACTATGACGTAGTGGTAGTGGGCGCTGGCCACGCCGGGTGCGAGGCAGCTCTGGCGGCGGCCAGAATGGGGGCGCGTACCCTGTTGGTGACCATGAACCTGACCACCGTCGCCCAGATGTCCTGCAACCCGGCCATCGGCGGCTTGGCAAAGGGCCATTTGGTGCGCGAGATCGATGCGCTGGGGGGACAGATGGCCGTGATCGCGGACCTGGCAGGGATCCAATTTCGCATGCTCAACCGCTCCAAAGGGCCAGCGGTGTGGTCACCACGCGCCCAGGAGGACCGGCAGCACTACTCGCTATTGATGAAACGAGCGCTGGAGCAACAGCCCGGGCTCCGGTTGCTGCAAGCAGAAGTCGTCGGATTGGATGTGGCAGAGGGGGCGGTGCGCGGCCTGCGCCTCTTCCCCGGCGGAAAGGTTGCGGCAAAGGCAGTTGTTCTCGCGCCGGGCACCTTCCTCAATGGCCTCATCCACATTGGACTTTCTTCCTTCCCGGCGGGGCGGGCCGGCGAGTTTGCGGCCGCGGCGCTCACCCAGGACTTGCGTAGGCTCGGCTTTCGTATCGGCAGGCTTAAGACCGGCACACCACCACGGGTGGACGGCCGCTCCGTCGACTGGGCGAGCATGACGGAACAGCCCGGAGACCCGGATCCGGAGCCGTTCTCCTATCGCCACGACCGTCTCGAAGTTGAACAGGTCTCCTGCTACCTCACCTGGACCAACGAGAGAACCCACGAGCTGCTGCGCGCTGGTCTGGATCGCTCGCCTCTGTACACGGGCAGGATCGTAGGAGTCGGGCCGCGCTATTGTCCCTCCATCGAGACGAAGATTGTGCGTTTTTCGGACAAGCCGCGCCACCAGATCTTCTTGGAACCGGAAGGACGGTTGACCAGTGAGTACTATGTGAACGGTTTTTCCACCAGTTTGCCAGAGGAGGTGCAACGCGCGGCGCTCCGCTCCATCCCTGGCCTGGAAAGGGTGGAGGTGACCAGATACGGGTATGCCATCGAGTACGACTATGTGCCCGCCACGCAGCTTCACCCGACATTGGAGACGAAGCTCTGTCGTGGCTTGTTCTTGGCAGGTCAGATCAACGGCACCTCCGGATATGAGGAAGCGGCAGCCCAAGGGCTGGTGGCAGGGGTGAACGCCGTGCTGCTGGCTCGCGGCGATGAGCCCTTCGTGCCCACAAGAGCAGAGGCGTACATTGGCGTCCTCATCGACGACCTGGTGACCAAGGGCCCGGAGGAACCCTACCGGATGTTCACTTCTTTGGCAGAACATCGGCTTGTCCTGCGCCAGGACAATGCGGATCTGCGCCTTGTACACCATGCCGAAAGGTTGGGCTTGCTGCCAACGGAGATTTGCCAGCGCACGCGGAACAAACAGCGGGCCATCGAGGAGGCGCTCGCCTTTGTGGCCAGAACCAGGCCGCCGCTCGCGGACGTAAATGGCATGCTCGAGAGGAAAGGGTTGCCAGCGGCAAGGACTGTACTCTCCCTCGGGGAACTCTTGCGCAGGCCGGAGCTCACGATGGCGGACCTCGCCGGATTGGCCCGGCATAGCGTGCTGGATGCGCCGCGCGATCCTTTCTGGCGGGCCGTCGCCCGACAGGTGGAGATCGAGGTCAAATACGAGGGGTTCATCGCCCGCCAGCGGGAGCAGATCGAAAGGTTTCGGCGCCTGGAGGATGCGCTGATCCCTGCTGAGGTGGACTATGATGCCCTTAGCGGGATTTCTGCAGAGGCTCGGGAGAAGCTCAAGCAAGTGAAGCCGCGCTCTCTTGGCCAGGCCTCGCGCATTCCTGGGGTGCGCCAGGGGGATCTGGCGGTCCTCATGGTGCACCTGGCCCGCCATGCGCGCGCCAGGGAGGGTTGTTCCACGTGAAACACTCGGAAGCCCGGACGGCGACGGATGTCCACCTTGAGGCGCATCTTGCCGCGCTTGGCGCCTGCTTGGCGCGGCTCCGTTGGAGCGTTGGCCGTGAGCAGATGGCCCTCCTCGGGGCCTATGCGCGCCTGTTGTTGGCCTGGAACCGCCGCGTCAACCTCATCGCCCGGGGGGACGAGCCGGTGCTCGTTTCTCGGCACATTGCCGAGTCGCTGGCCTTCCTTGCCACTGAGGACATCGCCCACGGCGCCCTCGTGTTAGACATGGGCAGTGGGGGCGGCCTGCCGGGCATTCCCATGAAGATCGTGCGCCCCGACCTGCAGATGGTCCTGCTGGATGCCCAGCGCCGCAAGGTGCTCTTTCTCCAAGAGGCAGTAGAGGCGTTGCAGTTGCCTGGCATCCAGGCGCTGTGTGCCCGCGCCGAATCGCTGGCAGCACTGGCGGAGTGGCGGCAGAAGTGCGACGTCGTGGTGGCGCGCGCCGTTGCCAGCTTGTCGTTGCTTTGGCAGTGGGCCTCGCCGCTGTTGGGCGGGCAGGGAATGCTCATCACCCTCAAAGGAGGCGATTTGGCCAGTGAGGTACGCGCCCTGGCCGCCAGTGACCCAGTGGCCACCGTGCGACTGAGCGCACCACCGGCCTGTCTTGTTGACCCCAGTAAGGGGCGCGCAATCATCACCGTACGAAGAGGTGCCCAGACGTGAAGAGACGACCGAACGACAACGTGTTTGCGGAGATCCAGAATCTCATTACCGAGGCGCGAAATCCGGCTACCATGGATATCGATTCCAAGTCCGTAGAGGAAATCCTGCGCCTCATCAACGCCGAGGACAAGAAGGTGCCGTTCGCGGTGGAGAAGGAGATCCCCTACATCGCCAAGGCGGTGGAGATCGTAGTGGAGGCCTTCCGCGCGGGCGGACGCCTCTTCTACATCGGCGCCGGCACCAGCGGCAGGTTAGGGGTGTTGGATGCCTCGGAAATCCCGCCGACGTTCGGGGCGCCGCCCGAAATGGTGCAGGGAATTATCGCCGGCGGCTACAAGGCCCTGGTGCGCGCCCAGGAGGGCGCCGAGGACCGGCGGGAGCGAGGCGGCGAGGACTTGCTGCGGCGCGGTTTCACCAGCAAGGACGTGGCCTGCGGTATCGCCGCCAGCCGCAGGACCCCTTACGTTCTGGGCGCCATCGAGAAGGCAAGAGAAGTGGGCGGTAAGACGCTCTATGTCACCTGCACCCCGCGTGCGGAGCTGAACTTTCCTGTGGATGTGGCCATCTGTCCCGTGGTGGGGCCAGAGGTGGTCATGGGTTCCACTCGGATGAAGGCCGGCACTGCCACCAAGTTGGTGCTGAACATGATCACCACCACCGCCATGATCCGCCTGGGCAAGGTCTACGGCAACATGATGGTCGACCTGCAGATGACCTCTCGCAAGCTGGAGGAGCGCTCTAAACGGACGGTGATGATGGTGACCGGTGTCAGTTACGACGAGGCGGAAGCGGTGCTGGAAAAGGCCGGCGGGCACGTCAAGACCGCCCTGGTCATGATCCTCGCGGGTGTGGAGGCCGATGAGGCACGCCGGCGCCTGGAGCGCGCCGGCGGC
This window encodes:
- the yidC gene encoding membrane protein insertase YidC, with the protein product MNMDKNTVIGVLLIILMLILVNTPIYKKTFFPQQYWQSQRQKEVTSVPAAQDTARVESVPVAPREMEAPPSLLAQEPVEVRGEEVVVETPLFRLTFDTKGAALSSCYFKRFKDPDSNFVQIVGADGGANLAIGFTTARDSIDTGRLLFAADRKSVELAQSADSACLTFTAQLEGGQRITKRYTFRGNSYYFALDVRLENFQDVIAQRRYTLGWNSGLAPTESRLIDDFQEAKVYALFAANMEKFDIGRRAYKADSMEGVVHWVGARTKYFAAAIIPTGQRGTGVWYIGRRQAPPRSFAVWEKHRLREAERIWKSYAFGLDMGFRNETVREDRFLVFLGPLDYSTVRGPGVGLERMMSLGWKVIQPFSKAVLWCLKTLHALIPNYGWVIVVFSLLVKIVLYPLTHKSFKSMHKMQELQPRLIALREKYGKDPQRLNEETMKLYKEAGVNPMGGCLPLLLQMPLLYALFVVFRNTISFRGQGFVLWIKDLANPDTVAVLPFSIPMYGNLVNILPLLMGATMLIQQKMSVKDPKQKMMVYLMPIFFTLLFNSFPSGLNLYYMLFNVLSILQQKFITDRLVGGTQEKAENSDAERRRRKK
- the mnmE gene encoding tRNA uridine-5-carboxymethylaminomethyl(34) synthesis GTPase MnmE, giving the protein MTVVDLLAEDTIVALATPPGMGAIAMVRVSGPRAVELVDSAFAGRKTLWALPSHMMAHGRLRASDGAGAEVTIDEVMVAVHRAPHSYTGEDLVEITCHGSPLIVRQILQLFCARGARLAEPGEFTRRAFLHGRLDLAQAEAVCDLIQARTERARRASMAQLEGQLSRRIAQLQERLADARALLELDIDFSDEDVPSLDRQRLAQTLEEVIDELRALLQTFQQGRFLREGARLVLLGRTNVGKSSLLNALLECDRAIVSELPGTTRDTLEGLVDIGGFPVTVVDTAGFGVAGSEVEREGLRRTEREVERADVLVLVLDGSEPLHAEDRRLLEAYLPGLAGGPRVIPAINKIDLPRAWSPAELAAERAVELSAKCRVGLDRLREAVAEALMGDGRAGGSEVVLSNVRHWEALRQAEEAVARARASLAQGLSAEFIALDLREADDALGRVIGRVTDEEILAAIFARFCIGK
- the mnmG gene encoding tRNA uridine-5-carboxymethylaminomethyl(34) synthesis enzyme MnmG, which translates into the protein MCGGDDYDVVVVGAGHAGCEAALAAARMGARTLLVTMNLTTVAQMSCNPAIGGLAKGHLVREIDALGGQMAVIADLAGIQFRMLNRSKGPAVWSPRAQEDRQHYSLLMKRALEQQPGLRLLQAEVVGLDVAEGAVRGLRLFPGGKVAAKAVVLAPGTFLNGLIHIGLSSFPAGRAGEFAAAALTQDLRRLGFRIGRLKTGTPPRVDGRSVDWASMTEQPGDPDPEPFSYRHDRLEVEQVSCYLTWTNERTHELLRAGLDRSPLYTGRIVGVGPRYCPSIETKIVRFSDKPRHQIFLEPEGRLTSEYYVNGFSTSLPEEVQRAALRSIPGLERVEVTRYGYAIEYDYVPATQLHPTLETKLCRGLFLAGQINGTSGYEEAAAQGLVAGVNAVLLARGDEPFVPTRAEAYIGVLIDDLVTKGPEEPYRMFTSLAEHRLVLRQDNADLRLVHHAERLGLLPTEICQRTRNKQRAIEEALAFVARTRPPLADVNGMLERKGLPAARTVLSLGELLRRPELTMADLAGLARHSVLDAPRDPFWRAVARQVEIEVKYEGFIARQREQIERFRRLEDALIPAEVDYDALSGISAEAREKLKQVKPRSLGQASRIPGVRQGDLAVLMVHLARHARAREGCST
- the rsmG gene encoding 16S rRNA (guanine(527)-N(7))-methyltransferase RsmG; this translates as MKHSEARTATDVHLEAHLAALGACLARLRWSVGREQMALLGAYARLLLAWNRRVNLIARGDEPVLVSRHIAESLAFLATEDIAHGALVLDMGSGGGLPGIPMKIVRPDLQMVLLDAQRRKVLFLQEAVEALQLPGIQALCARAESLAALAEWRQKCDVVVARAVASLSLLWQWASPLLGGQGMLITLKGGDLASEVRALAASDPVATVRLSAPPACLVDPSKGRAIITVRRGAQT
- the murQ gene encoding N-acetylmuramic acid 6-phosphate etherase, whose product is MKRRPNDNVFAEIQNLITEARNPATMDIDSKSVEEILRLINAEDKKVPFAVEKEIPYIAKAVEIVVEAFRAGGRLFYIGAGTSGRLGVLDASEIPPTFGAPPEMVQGIIAGGYKALVRAQEGAEDRRERGGEDLLRRGFTSKDVACGIAASRRTPYVLGAIEKAREVGGKTLYVTCTPRAELNFPVDVAICPVVGPEVVMGSTRMKAGTATKLVLNMITTTAMIRLGKVYGNMMVDLQMTSRKLEERSKRTVMMVTGVSYDEAEAVLEKAGGHVKTALVMILAGVEADEARRRLERAGGFVRQALAG